From Rhodamnia argentea isolate NSW1041297 chromosome 10, ASM2092103v1, whole genome shotgun sequence, a single genomic window includes:
- the LOC115735127 gene encoding UDP-glucuronic acid decarboxylase 1, which yields MKQLHKQSSINVRRDEEIATSKSSQYSPKTLKHPRSLPRSIHYLLKEQRLLFVLVGILIGSTFFILQPTLSRLGPTEPRTSIPRSFQVSADLPERDQVSSVVPKFVHGYGRVPASVPRRRLRIVVTGGAGFVGSHLVDKLIARGDDVIVIDNFFTGRKENVVHHFKNPRFELIRHDVVEPILLEVDQIYHLACPASPVHYKYNPIKTIKTNVMGTLNMLGLAKRIGARFLLTSTSEVYGDPLEHPQKETYWGNVNPIGVRSCYDEGKRTAETLAMDYHRGAGVEVRIARIFNTYGPRMCLDDGRVVSNFVAQAIRKQPLTVYGDGKQTRSFQYVSDLVDGLMALMEGEHVGPFNLGNPGEFTMLELAEVVKETIDPSATIEFKPNTADDPHKRKPDISRAKELLNWEPKISLRDGLPRMVSDFRNRILNEDEAKGF from the exons ATGAAACAGCTGCACAAGCAATCAAGTATCAATGTCCGCCGAGACGAGGAGATCGCCACCTCCAAGTCATCCCAGTACTCCCCCAAAACCCTGAAGCACCCTCGATCTCTCCCGCGATCCATCCACTACCTCCTCAAGGAGCAGCGGCTCCTCTTCGTCCTCGTCGGTATCCTGATCGGCTCCACCTTCTTCATCCTCCAGCCCACGCTCTCCCGCCTCGGCCCCACGGAGCCCCGCACCTCAATCCCGCGATCCTTCCAGGTCTCCGCCGACTTGCCGGAGCGAGATCAGGTCTCGAGTGTCGTCCCCAAATTCGTCCACGGGTACGGCCGCGTCCCAGCCTCGGTCCCGCGGCGGAGGTTGAGGATCGTCGTGACGGGCGGGGCGGGATTCGTAGGGAGCCATCTCGTGGATAAGCTCATCGCCAGAGGTGATGATGTGATCGTGATCGATAACTTCTTCACGGGGAGGAAGGAGAACGTCGTACATCATTTTAAGAACCCGAGGTTTGAGCTCATTCGACATGATGTTGTGGAGCCGATTCTGTTGGAGGTCGATCAGATCTACCATTTGGCTTGCCCTGCCTCTCCTGTTCATTACAAGTACAATCCCATCAAGACTATC AAGACAAATGTGATGGGAACTCTCAATATGTTGGGTTTGGCAAAGAGAATTGGAGCGAGGTTCTTGCTAACTAGTACAAGTGAGGTCTATGGTGATCCTCTTGAGCATCCTCAGAAGGAAACCTACTGGGGAAATGTCAATCCAATTG GTGTTAGGAGCTGCTACGATGAAGGAAAAAGAACTGCTGAAACATTGGCGATGGATTATCATCGAGGTGCTGGAGTGGAG GTGCGCATTGCTCGAATTTTTAATACATATGGCCCTCGTATGTGTTTGGATGATGGGCGTGTTGTCAGCAATTTTGTTGCTCAG GCAATCCGCAAACAACCATTGACAGTTTATGGGGATGGAAAGCAAACACGGAGCTTCCAATATGTCTCTGATTTG GTTGATGGACTGATGGCATTAATGGAGGGTGAGCATGTGGGGCCCTTTAATCTTGGCAACCCTGGGGAGTTCACCATGCTTGAACTTGCTGAG GTTGTCAAAGAAACGATTGATCCAAGTGCCACAATAGAATTCAAACCAAATACTGCTGATGATCCGCACAAGAGGAAACCAGATATTAGCAGGGCAAAAGAGCTTCTCAACTGGGAACCAAAGATATCGCTGAGAGACGGACTGCCTCGTATGGTGTCTGATTTCCGGAATCGAATCTTGAATGAGGATGAAGCgaaaggtttctaa